The Polynucleobacter necessarius genome window below encodes:
- the asd gene encoding aspartate-semialdehyde dehydrogenase, with amino-acid sequence MANSKTSLVGLVGWRGMVGSVLMERMLAEKDFDLIEPVFFSTSQAGGEVPLLNGQKVTKSASSLQDANDIKALSRCDIIITCQGGDYTNDIFPKSRAAGWNGHWIDAASALRMKDDAVLILDPVNRPVIEKALASGGKNWIGANCAVSLMMIAMGGLVKADMVEWISAMTYQAASGAGAQNMRELLLQMGSLRDSVAAELADPTSWILEIDRKVTETLRSSDFPKKNFRNIALAGSLIPWIDVPVDNGQTKEEWKGGAEFNKILGRPAFRTPGSIPVDGLCVRVGAMRCHSQGLTVKLKKDVLLQDIEAILAADNQWVKVVPNDRETTERDLSPAAVSGTLTVSIGRLHKLAMGPEYLGAFTVGDQLLWGAAEPLRRMLRILLEK; translated from the coding sequence ATGGCAAATTCAAAAACATCTTTGGTTGGTTTAGTTGGCTGGCGCGGTATGGTTGGCAGCGTTCTCATGGAGAGAATGTTGGCCGAAAAAGATTTTGATCTGATTGAGCCAGTATTTTTTAGTACCAGTCAAGCTGGTGGAGAAGTGCCCTTACTAAATGGACAAAAAGTCACTAAAAGTGCAAGTTCCTTGCAGGATGCTAATGACATAAAAGCACTTTCACGCTGCGACATCATCATCACCTGCCAAGGTGGTGATTACACCAACGATATTTTCCCTAAGTCGCGCGCTGCCGGCTGGAATGGTCATTGGATAGATGCAGCTAGTGCATTACGTATGAAAGATGATGCCGTCTTGATACTGGATCCAGTTAATCGTCCTGTGATTGAGAAGGCATTAGCTTCAGGCGGCAAGAATTGGATCGGCGCCAACTGTGCTGTTAGCTTAATGATGATTGCGATGGGCGGTTTGGTTAAGGCGGACATGGTTGAGTGGATTAGCGCTATGACTTACCAAGCAGCCTCTGGCGCTGGCGCCCAAAATATGCGTGAGTTATTACTACAGATGGGTTCTTTGCGTGATAGCGTTGCGGCTGAATTAGCTGATCCAACTTCCTGGATTTTGGAGATCGACCGTAAAGTGACCGAGACTTTACGCTCGTCTGATTTTCCAAAGAAAAATTTCCGTAACATTGCTTTGGCAGGTAGCTTGATTCCATGGATCGATGTACCCGTTGATAACGGTCAAACAAAGGAAGAGTGGAAGGGTGGCGCTGAGTTTAATAAGATTTTGGGTCGTCCTGCTTTTCGCACGCCTGGTAGCATTCCAGTCGACGGCTTATGTGTGCGCGTAGGCGCAATGCGTTGTCATTCACAAGGTTTGACAGTGAAGCTGAAAAAGGATGTTCTTCTTCAAGACATCGAGGCAATTTTGGCTGCTGACAATCAGTGGGTTAAGGTTGTGCCAAATGATCGTGAGACTACCGAGCGCGACTTATCTCCTGCGGCTGTGAGTGGTACTTTGACAGTGTCTATCGGTCGGTTGCATAAGTTAGCAATGGGTCCAGAGTACTTGGGTGCATTTACAGTTGGCGACCAGTTGTTATGGGGTGCCGCAGAGCCTTTGCGCCGCATGCTTCGAATTTTGCTTGAGAAGTAA